From the genome of Abditibacteriaceae bacterium, one region includes:
- a CDS encoding NmrA family NAD(P)-binding protein gives MNSSSKKPTVLVLGSSGQIGQSVVKELEQSADVNLRLSSRRPQDVERLRGEGKEAVYLDLDDPQTFPLALAGVDRLFLLTGYTVAMVTQSKTIIDAAKKAGVKHLVHVGVFAEWDCTDPHFAWHLLIESYIKASGIAWTHLHPNVFMDNLLNFSAPQADLLTLYWGKRDVGWIAASDIAAVAATVLNQGPEKHQERDYWLSTEVLGGSEVAAILSEVTDRSIRFNPQGPDDFKALISSLGDQVEPWYAAGGVDFMRQVSDGRMGYIGTIRDDIPYVLGRQA, from the coding sequence TCATCGAAAAAACCAACGGTTTTAGTCCTCGGCTCGTCGGGGCAAATTGGCCAGTCCGTGGTCAAAGAACTGGAGCAATCCGCAGACGTGAATCTTCGCCTGAGTTCCCGGCGCCCGCAAGATGTGGAGCGGCTGCGCGGGGAGGGGAAAGAGGCTGTGTATTTGGATCTGGATGATCCGCAGACCTTCCCCTTGGCTCTGGCCGGTGTGGATCGACTCTTTCTGTTGACCGGCTACACGGTAGCAATGGTGACGCAAAGCAAAACCATCATAGATGCCGCCAAAAAAGCAGGAGTGAAACACCTCGTCCATGTCGGTGTCTTTGCCGAATGGGACTGCACCGATCCTCATTTTGCCTGGCATCTGCTCATCGAGAGCTACATCAAGGCAAGCGGCATCGCCTGGACTCACCTCCATCCCAACGTATTCATGGACAATCTGCTGAACTTCAGTGCTCCCCAAGCAGATTTGTTAACGCTCTACTGGGGAAAACGTGACGTAGGTTGGATCGCAGCGAGCGACATCGCGGCGGTGGCAGCGACAGTTTTGAACCAGGGGCCAGAGAAGCACCAAGAGCGTGATTACTGGTTGAGCACGGAAGTGCTGGGCGGCTCAGAAGTCGCTGCGATTTTAAGTGAGGTCACGGACCGTAGCATCCGCTTCAATCCTCAGGGGCCAGACGATTTTAAGGCGCTCATCTCGTCTTTAGGCGATCAGGTGGAACCCTGGTATGCAGCGGGCGGGGTGGATTTTATGAGACAGGTGAGCGATGGCCGCATGGGTTACATCGGGACGATCCGTGACGACATTCCCTACGTACTTGGAAGACAAGC